CCTATTGAAATTGAAATTTTAGAATTAATTAATCAACACAGGATTAGTCTTGGTTTAAATACTTTAGACAATCTTAATATTATTAAGGGTCAAGCATTTTCTCATACTGATTATATGGTTAATATTAATGAAGTAAACCACGATAATTTTTATAGCAGAAAAAACTATTTAGTAAATAATGCAAACGCTTTAAAAGTTTCAGAAAACGTTGCTTATGGTTTTTCAAGTGCAAGTTCAGTAGTAAACGCATGGTTGAATAGTGATGGTCATAAAAGGACTATTGAAGGTGATTTTACAGATTTTGATATATCTGCAGAGTTAGATGAAAACAACAAATGGTACTTTACAAATATTTTTGTAAAGAAATAAAAACTAGTAAACATATATAAAAAGGCCTTTCTAAATTAGAAAGGCTTTTTTTTTATT
The genomic region above belongs to Olleya sp. Hel_I_94 and contains:
- a CDS encoding CAP domain-containing protein; translated protein: MRKITSLLIVFCIAISLTSCSTDTMDETFEDSSVLVIPDAKPIEIEILELINQHRISLGLNTLDNLNIIKGQAFSHTDYMVNINEVNHDNFYSRKNYLVNNANALKVSENVAYGFSSASSVVNAWLNSDGHKRTIEGDFTDFDISAELDENNKWYFTNIFVKK